The following proteins come from a genomic window of Limosilactobacillus reuteri:
- a CDS encoding site-specific DNA-methyltransferase: MKFVKKKITDLIPADYNPRKDLKPGDPDYEKLKRSMHEFGYVDPIIWNQQTGHVVGGHQRLKILQDEGIQEAECVVVSLDDEKEKALNIALNKISGDWDKDKLALLMTDLQASDLDVSLTGFDENEISDLLSTADDTHDDDFDVDSELDKPTFSKPGDLWHLGKHTLLCGDATKTESYQKLLGDHKVNLVLTDPPYNVDYSSKAGKIKNDHQADDKFYQFLLAAFQNMNQAMANDASIYVFHADTEGLNFRRAFQDVGFYLSGCCIWKKQSLVLGRSPYQWQHEPVLYGWKKDGKHEWYTGRKESTIWEFDRPKQSKEHPTMKPIPLLAYPIMNSTMSNCTVLDPFGGSGSTLIACEQTNRICYMMELDPKYCDVIVQRYIEQVGSSKNVSVERNGKTILYSKVKKPA, encoded by the coding sequence ATGAAATTTGTTAAAAAGAAAATTACCGATTTAATCCCTGCCGATTACAATCCAAGGAAGGATCTCAAGCCTGGTGATCCTGATTATGAAAAATTAAAACGCTCGATGCATGAATTTGGCTATGTCGATCCAATTATTTGGAACCAACAAACTGGTCACGTGGTTGGTGGACACCAACGGTTAAAAATCCTCCAAGATGAAGGAATCCAGGAAGCCGAATGTGTGGTCGTTAGTCTGGATGATGAGAAAGAAAAGGCACTGAACATTGCACTTAACAAAATCAGCGGTGATTGGGATAAGGATAAGTTGGCTCTGCTCATGACCGACTTACAAGCCAGCGACTTGGATGTTTCCTTAACTGGCTTTGACGAGAATGAGATCTCAGACCTTCTTAGCACCGCTGACGATACGCATGATGATGATTTTGACGTTGATAGCGAATTGGATAAACCGACCTTTTCAAAGCCTGGTGACTTATGGCACTTAGGTAAACATACTTTATTATGTGGTGACGCTACTAAAACAGAAAGCTACCAGAAATTACTGGGTGATCATAAGGTCAACCTAGTGTTAACTGATCCACCATACAATGTCGATTACTCCAGCAAGGCTGGCAAGATTAAGAATGATCATCAAGCCGATGACAAGTTCTACCAGTTTCTGCTCGCTGCTTTTCAAAATATGAATCAAGCGATGGCTAACGATGCCAGCATCTATGTATTTCACGCCGATACGGAAGGCCTTAACTTCCGCCGTGCTTTCCAAGATGTTGGTTTTTATTTATCTGGTTGCTGTATCTGGAAGAAGCAATCATTAGTACTTGGTCGCTCTCCCTATCAGTGGCAACATGAACCCGTACTCTATGGATGGAAGAAAGATGGCAAACACGAATGGTACACCGGGCGAAAGGAATCCACCATCTGGGAATTTGATCGCCCAAAGCAGAGTAAGGAACACCCAACGATGAAACCAATCCCACTACTAGCCTATCCAATCATGAATTCCACCATGTCCAACTGTACCGTTCTCGATCCATTCGGTGGTTCCGGTTCAACTCTGATTGCATGCGAGCAAACTAATCGGATTTGTTACATGATGGAACTCGATCCTAAATATTGCGATGTGATTGTGCAACGTTATATTGAACAGGTTGGTTCAAGCAAAAACGTTAGTGTGGAAAGAAATGGTAAAACTATTCTTTACAGCAAAGTAAAAAAGCCGGCTTAA
- a CDS encoding restriction endonuclease encodes MSIMWNYLDKRRATVAALKDYDGMKFIIDSYQDDLKLAKEQMIGVSSPRYGFVPGSSKKDNPTEHRLLHGIDETTKLNERYQQARLYFKWFEPAWKKLSENERFVLDACYRTPNQSMNEGLTLLMDKFFIAKTTAYNRKNKAIDHLTLLLYGAHH; translated from the coding sequence ATGAGTATTATGTGGAATTACTTAGACAAACGGCGAGCAACCGTTGCAGCATTGAAAGACTACGATGGCATGAAGTTTATCATTGACTCTTACCAAGACGACCTGAAGCTAGCCAAGGAACAAATGATTGGTGTCAGTTCGCCACGCTACGGTTTCGTACCTGGCAGCAGTAAAAAAGATAACCCAACTGAGCATCGCCTGCTGCATGGCATCGATGAGACAACCAAGCTGAACGAACGTTACCAGCAAGCGCGTCTTTACTTCAAGTGGTTCGAGCCAGCCTGGAAAAAGCTGTCTGAGAACGAGCGCTTCGTACTGGACGCCTGCTACCGAACACCAAACCAATCGATGAATGAAGGACTGACCCTGTTGATGGACAAGTTCTTTATTGCTAAGACCACTGCTTACAATAGGAAAAACAAGGCAATTGACCATCTCACTCTCCTGCTCTATGGAGCACATCACTAG
- a CDS encoding terminase TerL endonuclease subunit translates to MRKLKDYKPTRFMAKDSTYNKDAADFAVSFIECLCHTKGTWAGKPFDLIDWQEKIIRDIFGILKPDGYRQFNTAYVEIPKKQGKSELAAAVALLLCCADGEERAEVYGCAADRQQAAIVFDVAADMVRMNPALKKRCKILASQKRLIYEPTNSFYQVLSADAYSKHGFNVSGVIFDELHTQPNRKLYDVMTKGSGDARTQPLYFLITTAGNDEHSICYQVHQKAIDIMKGRKHDPRFYPVIYGAGRDEDWSSPEVWKKANPSLGITVKMEKVKDAYNSAKENPAEENTFRQLRLNQWVKQDVRWMPMDKWDACAFPVDPDELRGRDCYGGLDLSSTTDITAFVLVFPPRDDSEGYTLLPYFWIPEDNVDLRVRRDHVPYDIWKQQGYLQTTEGNVVHYGFIEQFIDDLGKKYHIKEIAFDRWGAVEMVQNLEGMGFTVVPFGQGFKDMTPPTKELMRLTLEKKIAHGDHPVLRWMMDNIYIRTDPAGNIKPDKAKSTEKIDGVVATIMGLDRAIRNEDNGDSVYDGRGLLML, encoded by the coding sequence TTGCGAAAACTAAAAGATTACAAGCCAACTAGGTTCATGGCCAAGGACTCTACTTATAACAAAGACGCAGCTGATTTTGCAGTTTCATTTATCGAATGCCTATGCCATACCAAGGGAACCTGGGCGGGTAAGCCTTTTGACCTCATTGACTGGCAGGAAAAAATTATTCGCGACATTTTTGGCATCTTAAAACCTGATGGGTATCGTCAATTCAATACTGCTTACGTCGAAATTCCAAAAAAGCAAGGCAAATCAGAACTGGCGGCGGCTGTTGCTCTACTGCTTTGCTGCGCTGATGGTGAAGAACGTGCAGAAGTTTATGGTTGTGCTGCTGATCGCCAGCAGGCCGCCATTGTTTTTGACGTCGCCGCTGATATGGTGCGGATGAACCCAGCCTTAAAAAAGCGTTGTAAGATCCTCGCTTCCCAAAAACGGCTGATCTATGAGCCAACTAATAGTTTCTATCAAGTCCTATCTGCTGATGCTTATTCCAAGCACGGTTTCAACGTGTCAGGAGTAATTTTTGATGAATTACACACTCAACCCAATCGTAAACTCTACGACGTCATGACTAAGGGTTCCGGCGATGCTCGAACGCAGCCGCTCTACTTTTTAATCACGACTGCCGGTAATGATGAACACTCTATCTGTTACCAGGTTCATCAAAAAGCAATCGACATCATGAAGGGCCGTAAACATGACCCACGTTTTTATCCGGTTATTTACGGTGCTGGGCGTGATGAAGATTGGTCGAGTCCTGAAGTTTGGAAGAAAGCTAATCCCTCCCTGGGTATTACCGTCAAGATGGAGAAGGTTAAGGATGCTTATAATTCAGCTAAGGAGAATCCGGCTGAAGAGAATACCTTCCGACAACTACGGTTAAATCAGTGGGTGAAGCAGGATGTTCGATGGATGCCGATGGACAAATGGGATGCTTGTGCCTTTCCTGTTGATCCCGATGAATTACGTGGCCGCGATTGCTATGGTGGTCTTGACCTGTCATCAACTACTGATATTACGGCTTTTGTACTGGTGTTTCCTCCTAGAGATGATTCAGAAGGTTACACCCTGCTACCTTACTTCTGGATTCCCGAGGATAACGTTGATTTGCGGGTTCGTCGTGATCACGTCCCCTACGATATTTGGAAGCAGCAGGGATATCTACAAACCACGGAAGGTAATGTCGTCCACTATGGCTTCATTGAACAATTTATTGATGATCTTGGTAAAAAATACCACATCAAAGAAATCGCCTTTGACCGTTGGGGTGCAGTTGAAATGGTTCAAAATCTCGAAGGGATGGGATTCACTGTAGTTCCATTTGGTCAGGGATTTAAAGATATGACCCCACCAACGAAAGAACTAATGCGATTAACTCTGGAAAAGAAGATCGCTCATGGTGATCACCCAGTCTTACGCTGGATGATGGACAACATCTACATCCGCACTGACCCAGCCGGAAATATCAAACCGGATAAGGCTAAGTCAACCGAAAAAATTGATGGCGTAGTGGCTACCATTATGGGACTGGATCGTGCTATCCGAAATGAGGATAATGGTGATTCTGTTTATGATGGTCGGGGTCTATTGATGTTGTAA
- a CDS encoding DUF2815 family protein, whose amino-acid sequence MNLRRKNNMSQQTKVVTGINTRLSYANIWEPKSINGGKEKYSVSLIIPKSDQKTVAAIEKATNAAIQEGIGKFGGKKPNKATLKLPLRDGEPLGGHASASDDFTAIDDSSDDNFLA is encoded by the coding sequence ATGAATTTAAGGAGGAAAAATAATATGTCACAACAAACTAAGGTCGTTACTGGTATTAACACTCGTCTTTCTTACGCCAACATCTGGGAACCAAAGTCTATTAATGGCGGCAAAGAGAAATACTCGGTCAGTCTGATTATCCCAAAGTCAGATCAGAAGACGGTCGCTGCAATTGAGAAAGCTACCAATGCTGCCATCCAAGAAGGCATTGGAAAGTTTGGTGGCAAGAAGCCTAACAAGGCTACTCTGAAGCTTCCACTTCGTGATGGTGAACCACTAGGTGGACATGCTAGTGCTAGTGATGACTTCACAGCTATTGATGATAGTAGCGACGATAATTTCTTAGCTTAA
- a CDS encoding phage major capsid protein, with the protein MSKITELQEKRARIWKQAKDFLDAKQKESDVLSAEDNARYEKMEQEVVDLGKEIDRRHKQAEIEVALNQPTSKALTNSPTADQLPKSQDAYAKDFWQMMRGHAVVDALKEGVDPDGGFLVPDEFENQLIQKLQEANVLRTISHVIQTNSGEHKIPVVASEGTAAWLEEEAAYTESNTQFSQVSLGAHKLGTLIKVSEELLNDSAFDLMSYLSDEFGRRLGNTEEQAFLTGTGTGQPTGILTDTNGASAGSTAAKADALTFDDLIDLFYSLKAPYRQNAVFLMNDDTVKAIRKMKDKNDQYIWQPSVQAGQPDRILNCPVYTSPFMPTLAASNKPILFGDFNYYWIADRQGRTFKRLNELYAVTGQVGFLGSQRVDGKVILPEAIKTLSMAAK; encoded by the coding sequence ATGAGTAAGATTACTGAATTACAAGAAAAGCGTGCCCGTATTTGGAAACAAGCAAAGGATTTCCTAGATGCTAAGCAAAAGGAATCAGATGTACTCTCAGCCGAAGACAATGCCCGCTATGAAAAGATGGAGCAAGAAGTTGTCGACTTAGGTAAGGAAATCGATCGACGACACAAACAAGCAGAAATTGAAGTGGCACTGAACCAACCCACCAGTAAGGCCCTTACTAATTCCCCAACTGCTGATCAGCTACCAAAGAGCCAGGATGCTTATGCAAAAGATTTCTGGCAAATGATGCGTGGACATGCCGTCGTGGATGCTCTTAAAGAAGGTGTGGACCCCGATGGTGGTTTCTTAGTGCCCGACGAATTTGAAAACCAACTTATCCAAAAGTTGCAAGAAGCAAACGTGCTGCGAACTATCAGTCATGTCATCCAAACCAATAGCGGCGAACATAAAATTCCAGTGGTGGCCAGTGAGGGTACTGCAGCCTGGCTCGAAGAAGAAGCGGCCTACACAGAGTCCAATACTCAATTTAGTCAGGTGTCACTAGGAGCTCATAAGTTGGGGACCCTGATCAAAGTGTCAGAAGAATTACTAAACGATTCCGCATTTGATTTGATGTCCTATCTCTCTGATGAATTTGGCCGCCGACTCGGTAATACCGAAGAACAGGCCTTTTTAACCGGTACTGGTACTGGTCAACCTACTGGTATCTTAACCGACACTAATGGCGCTTCCGCCGGATCCACAGCTGCCAAGGCCGATGCGTTAACTTTTGATGATTTAATTGACCTCTTCTATTCCTTAAAGGCGCCATATCGTCAAAACGCTGTCTTTTTGATGAACGATGACACCGTAAAAGCCATCCGCAAAATGAAAGATAAGAACGACCAATATATTTGGCAACCTTCCGTTCAAGCAGGTCAGCCAGACCGAATTCTTAACTGCCCGGTGTACACTAGTCCATTCATGCCGACGTTGGCTGCCTCTAATAAGCCAATCCTCTTTGGTGACTTCAATTACTACTGGATTGCAGATCGACAAGGTCGAACCTTCAAACGTCTGAATGAACTTTATGCCGTAACTGGTCAAGTTGGCTTCTTAGGCTCACAACGAGTTGACGGCAAAGTTATCCTACCAGAAGCAATTAAGACCTTGTCCATGGCTGCTAAATAG
- a CDS encoding head-tail connector protein, protein MAAITLAEAKAYLRVDNTVEDDLITKLISSATATVENVLRQPLSAFDPLPDDIHTAILYTVAYLYEYRETADFDAMIKFLRAILSPYRKEEF, encoded by the coding sequence GTGGCTGCTATTACTTTGGCCGAAGCAAAAGCCTACCTGAGGGTGGATAACACTGTCGAGGATGACCTAATTACGAAGTTAATCAGCTCGGCAACTGCTACAGTCGAGAATGTACTTCGTCAACCTCTATCCGCATTCGACCCCCTCCCCGATGATATTCATACCGCCATTCTCTATACCGTTGCTTACCTTTATGAATATCGGGAAACAGCCGATTTTGATGCCATGATTAAGTTTCTTCGGGCCATCTTGTCCCCTTACCGGAAGGAGGAGTTTTAG
- a CDS encoding HNH endonuclease: MPYSPKKPCRYPGCPRLTHNTYCDVHAKQVSSHYNRYQRPKRNRPRYHRGWPRIRQRYLLHHPFCEMCLSQGKYTQATEVHHVLPLEHGGNNDSKNLMALCKPCHSRITAQMDDRWHETPRQYHY, translated from the coding sequence ATGCCTTACTCACCCAAGAAACCATGTCGTTATCCTGGCTGCCCGCGGCTCACCCACAACACTTATTGTGATGTCCATGCCAAACAAGTCAGCTCTCATTACAATCGTTACCAACGTCCCAAGCGTAATCGTCCACGTTATCATCGTGGCTGGCCTAGGATCAGACAAAGATACTTACTCCACCATCCCTTTTGTGAAATGTGTCTAAGTCAAGGGAAGTATACCCAGGCTACTGAGGTCCATCACGTGCTGCCACTGGAGCATGGCGGCAACAACGACTCCAAGAATCTGATGGCACTATGTAAGCCATGCCACTCACGCATTACTGCACAAATGGATGATCGTTGGCACGAAACACCACGTCAATATCATTATTAG
- a CDS encoding phage holin family protein, with amino-acid sequence MKTTSLTIINTCFGAIGAFLGWFLGGLDGFLYILLIFMIVDYITGVLCAVNEHKLSSEIGFRGLTRKVLILLLVGIAHCLDVYLLKNGSAIRTATIFFYISNEGISLLENTSRLGLPVPDKLKNVLQQLHNKDGDNQ; translated from the coding sequence ATGAAGACAACTAGTTTAACAATAATTAATACTTGTTTTGGTGCAATTGGTGCCTTTCTTGGCTGGTTTCTAGGAGGACTCGACGGTTTCCTATATATTCTCCTGATTTTTATGATCGTGGACTATATTACCGGAGTTCTTTGCGCAGTTAATGAGCATAAATTATCCAGTGAAATTGGATTTCGTGGACTTACTCGCAAGGTTTTAATCCTGTTATTGGTTGGTATCGCCCACTGCCTTGATGTGTATTTACTAAAGAATGGCTCTGCTATTCGCACAGCAACCATTTTCTTCTATATTTCTAACGAAGGTATCTCTCTGTTAGAAAACACAAGCCGGTTAGGATTACCCGTACCCGATAAATTAAAAAATGTCCTTCAACAACTTCACAATAAGGATGGTGACAATCAATGA
- a CDS encoding DEAD/DEAH box helicase gives MQYKPHEYQQYATRFILEHPVAAILLDMGLGKSVITLTAIKQLIHQDKVHRVLVVAPLRVAKQTWPEEINKWDHLKDLTYSVITGNKSQRVKAAQKEVDIYIINRENLKWLIESSIPFDYDMLVIDELSSFKSYRSQRFKALKRVRPLIKRIVGLTGTPSSNGLMDLWAEFRVLDMGKRLGRFISYYRANYFDPDKRNMYQVFTYKPKPGAEQSIYRAIDDITISMKSKDYLQLPPLTMNTVPVKMSPSEQAIYDELNAQLVVSTQGKQIDALNAASLSNKLCQMANGCVYDDQQQMVQIHQRKLDALEDLVEAANGKPVLIAYWFKHDLAQIKQRFQAREIKTTQDIKDWNAGKIPLALIHPASAGHGLNLQAGGSTLIWYGLTWSLELYQQTNARLWRQGQQQPVVIYHLITEGTIDENIMTALKQKDKTQLALINAVKANLKGSVVA, from the coding sequence ATGCAATACAAGCCGCATGAATACCAACAATATGCAACCAGGTTCATTCTGGAACATCCGGTAGCTGCAATCTTACTTGACATGGGTTTAGGTAAGAGTGTCATTACTCTGACGGCCATCAAGCAACTCATCCATCAAGATAAAGTTCACCGGGTACTAGTTGTTGCCCCGCTGCGTGTTGCCAAGCAAACCTGGCCGGAAGAAATCAATAAGTGGGATCACTTAAAAGATTTAACTTACTCAGTAATCACTGGCAACAAAAGCCAACGGGTCAAGGCTGCCCAAAAAGAAGTCGATATCTACATCATTAACCGAGAAAACTTAAAATGGCTCATCGAATCATCCATTCCATTTGATTACGACATGCTCGTCATTGATGAACTGTCTAGCTTCAAGTCTTATCGCTCCCAACGCTTCAAAGCCTTAAAACGAGTTCGACCGTTGATTAAACGCATTGTGGGATTGACTGGTACTCCATCGTCCAACGGTTTGATGGATTTGTGGGCGGAGTTCCGGGTGCTGGATATGGGTAAACGTCTTGGTCGCTTCATCTCATATTACAGAGCAAACTATTTTGACCCCGACAAGCGCAACATGTATCAGGTGTTTACTTACAAGCCAAAGCCAGGTGCAGAACAAAGTATTTACCGTGCTATTGATGACATTACCATTTCCATGAAGTCCAAGGACTACTTGCAACTACCACCCTTAACAATGAACACCGTGCCAGTAAAGATGAGTCCCAGCGAGCAGGCCATTTATGATGAATTAAATGCGCAGTTAGTGGTTTCCACCCAAGGTAAACAAATCGATGCCCTTAACGCTGCTAGTCTTTCTAATAAGCTTTGCCAGATGGCCAACGGTTGTGTCTATGATGATCAGCAACAAATGGTGCAAATCCATCAACGCAAACTAGACGCTCTAGAAGATTTAGTTGAAGCCGCCAATGGCAAGCCGGTACTCATTGCTTACTGGTTCAAACATGACCTAGCACAAATTAAACAACGCTTCCAGGCACGTGAGATTAAAACCACTCAGGACATTAAAGACTGGAACGCTGGTAAAATTCCACTGGCTTTAATTCACCCCGCTTCAGCCGGTCATGGTTTAAACTTGCAGGCTGGTGGCTCCACCTTAATCTGGTATGGTCTGACCTGGAGTCTGGAGCTTTACCAGCAAACTAATGCCCGACTATGGCGGCAAGGTCAGCAACAGCCTGTGGTAATTTACCATCTCATTACTGAAGGCACTATCGATGAAAACATTATGACAGCCTTAAAGCAAAAGGATAAAACTCAGTTGGCTTTGATTAATGCGGTGAAGGCTAACTTGAAAGGAAGTGTTGTAGCATGA
- a CDS encoding phage portal protein: MNLFNKLFHTNKASPKNTLSSTMSFFFGSSMAGQNVTERTAMQNTAVYACVRVLAEGLAELPLHIYQYTSDGGKQRAINHPLYFLLHDAPNPEMTSFIFRETMMNHLLLWGNAYAQVIRNGQGEITGLYPLMPDRMDVNRAANGEIYYTYTRNYDDYQAKNKSKQVILLSDEVLHIAGLGFDGLIGYSPIAMAKNAIGLSMAAEQYGSTFFKNDATPGGVLEHPNVVKDPERLRKSWQSQFSGSNNHSIAVLEEGMTFHQLSIPPDQAQFLDTRKFQLDEIARIFRVPPHMVGDLDRSTFSNIEQQSLEFVKYTLNPWCIRWEQAMNQQLLSTDDQRKFFVKFNVDGLLRGDYESRMNGYAIGRQNGWLSANDIRELEDLNRIPANEGGDEYLVNGNMLPLNQAGNFYSSQPPKESEEAKE; this comes from the coding sequence ATGAACCTATTTAATAAATTGTTCCATACCAATAAAGCTTCACCAAAAAATACCCTGTCTAGCACCATGTCATTTTTCTTCGGCAGTTCGATGGCTGGCCAAAATGTGACCGAACGCACTGCAATGCAGAATACAGCGGTTTATGCTTGTGTGCGGGTCTTGGCTGAAGGATTAGCTGAACTACCACTCCATATTTATCAATACACCAGCGATGGTGGCAAACAGCGGGCAATTAACCACCCGCTTTATTTTTTGCTTCATGATGCGCCAAATCCAGAAATGACCAGTTTTATCTTTCGTGAAACCATGATGAACCATTTATTGCTGTGGGGTAACGCCTATGCACAAGTCATTCGAAACGGTCAAGGTGAGATCACTGGGCTCTATCCTTTGATGCCAGATCGAATGGACGTTAACCGTGCTGCCAACGGTGAAATCTACTACACCTATACTCGCAACTACGATGATTACCAGGCAAAGAATAAATCGAAGCAAGTAATTCTCTTATCCGATGAAGTTCTACATATAGCAGGACTAGGCTTTGATGGTTTGATTGGCTACAGTCCCATTGCTATGGCCAAGAATGCGATTGGTTTATCCATGGCTGCCGAACAATACGGTTCGACCTTCTTCAAAAATGACGCCACGCCTGGCGGTGTTCTCGAACACCCTAATGTCGTCAAAGACCCTGAACGACTTCGGAAAAGTTGGCAGTCACAATTTTCGGGATCTAATAATCACAGCATTGCCGTCTTGGAAGAAGGAATGACTTTCCATCAGTTATCAATTCCGCCCGATCAAGCGCAATTTCTCGATACCCGAAAGTTTCAGCTCGATGAAATCGCCAGAATTTTTCGTGTACCGCCACATATGGTTGGCGACCTAGACCGCTCAACCTTCTCGAATATCGAGCAACAATCTCTTGAATTCGTTAAGTACACCTTGAACCCTTGGTGTATTCGCTGGGAGCAAGCTATGAATCAACAGCTACTTTCCACTGATGATCAACGAAAGTTTTTCGTCAAATTCAATGTTGATGGACTACTACGTGGCGATTACGAAAGCCGAATGAACGGTTATGCGATTGGACGTCAAAATGGCTGGTTGTCCGCAAACGACATTCGGGAACTGGAAGATCTTAATCGTATTCCTGCTAATGAAGGCGGTGACGAATACTTGGTAAATGGCAATATGCTGCCACTCAATCAAGCTGGTAATTTCTATAGTTCTCAACCACCTAAAGAAAGTGAGGAAGCAAAAGAATGA
- a CDS encoding phage head closure protein: MQQQNKRVSKIVDIGELDRRITLLKKKYIGENPNTGMEMYKDVRLGDVWAKVSALHGQEYYTAVTVKLEKQLSFIIHHSLS; this comes from the coding sequence GTGCAACAGCAAAATAAACGTGTCAGTAAGATTGTTGACATTGGTGAACTAGACCGACGCATCACTCTATTGAAAAAGAAATATATCGGTGAAAATCCAAATACCGGTATGGAAATGTACAAGGATGTACGCCTAGGAGATGTATGGGCAAAAGTTTCTGCCCTACACGGTCAAGAGTATTACACAGCAGTTACTGTGAAATTGGAAAAGCAACTATCATTTATCATTCATCATTCGTTATCGTGA
- a CDS encoding Clp protease ClpP, producing MKRFWNWSGPQNQRVLTINGTIAENSWVDDDVTPQIFQDELNQGKGPIDIWLNSPGGDCVAASRIYTMLMNYPDDVNVKIDGIAASAASVIAMAGTKVSMAPTAMIMIHNPLTIVGGQKEDLDQAAQMLAETKESIINAYELKTNLPREKISAMMDDETWMNVNKAIELGFADDMLGQNKDVTDCYSYSDKQSELVLLNKLKPQTKSNISVKSLQKRLSLLSH from the coding sequence ATGAAACGTTTCTGGAACTGGAGCGGCCCTCAGAATCAACGTGTCTTAACTATTAACGGTACGATTGCTGAAAATAGCTGGGTTGATGATGATGTCACTCCCCAAATATTTCAAGATGAACTAAATCAAGGGAAAGGGCCGATTGATATCTGGTTAAATTCGCCCGGTGGTGACTGTGTCGCTGCCAGCCGTATTTATACGATGCTAATGAATTATCCTGATGATGTGAACGTCAAGATTGATGGTATCGCTGCTTCGGCTGCATCAGTTATCGCCATGGCAGGCACAAAAGTTTCCATGGCTCCGACCGCGATGATCATGATTCATAATCCATTAACCATTGTTGGTGGACAAAAAGAAGACCTTGATCAAGCTGCACAGATGCTAGCGGAAACAAAAGAATCAATCATCAATGCCTATGAGCTTAAAACAAACCTTCCTCGTGAAAAGATTTCAGCCATGATGGATGATGAAACCTGGATGAATGTCAATAAAGCGATTGAATTGGGCTTTGCTGACGATATGCTAGGTCAAAATAAAGATGTCACGGATTGTTACTCGTATTCAGATAAGCAATCTGAATTGGTTCTATTGAACAAACTAAAACCACAAACAAAATCTAATATCTCTGTTAAGTCGCTGCAAAAGCGGCTTTCTTTGTTATCACACTAA
- a CDS encoding DUF5049 domain-containing protein codes for MNRIKDELAKRNRIRQQVLKIRNTGVANMFDVENVKRLAYYYNCHDLIDYLNTDRAGYVNLILTGKFN; via the coding sequence ATGAATCGAATTAAGGACGAATTAGCTAAACGTAACCGAATCCGCCAGCAGGTCTTAAAAATCCGCAACACTGGTGTAGCCAATATGTTTGATGTGGAAAATGTCAAAAGACTGGCATACTACTATAACTGCCATGACTTAATCGATTACTTGAATACTGACCGCGCCGGATACGTAAATTTGATATTAACTGGCAAGTTTAATTAA
- a CDS encoding P27 family phage terminase small subunit has translation MAKDGTNRGGARVGAGRKSKSLHDKLEAGQEATVIDLPEPANLEGHVMPPVKKYLKAKQKNGLEFDAADIFKETWEWLLERGCEKLVNTQLIEQYAVSVSRWIQCEECISKFGFLARHPTTGNAIASPYVSMSRDYMKQSSQLWFQIFQVVKENNATTYQGSTPQDDVMERLLRSRKGMN, from the coding sequence TTGGCTAAAGATGGTACAAATCGTGGTGGCGCTCGGGTTGGGGCTGGCAGAAAATCTAAATCACTTCACGATAAGCTCGAAGCTGGCCAAGAAGCAACCGTCATCGATTTGCCAGAACCAGCTAATCTGGAAGGTCACGTGATGCCGCCAGTCAAGAAGTACCTCAAGGCCAAACAGAAGAATGGTTTAGAATTTGACGCCGCTGATATTTTCAAAGAAACCTGGGAATGGTTGCTCGAGCGTGGTTGTGAAAAACTAGTTAACACTCAATTGATTGAACAATATGCCGTTAGCGTCAGCCGGTGGATTCAGTGTGAAGAATGTATCTCTAAGTTTGGTTTCCTCGCTCGCCACCCTACGACTGGTAACGCAATTGCTTCACCATATGTTTCCATGAGCCGCGACTATATGAAACAGTCCAGCCAATTATGGTTTCAAATTTTTCAAGTGGTTAAGGAAAATAACGCCACAACTTATCAAGGATCAACACCACAAGATGATGTCATGGAACGGCTCTTAAGAAGCCGGAAAGGAATGAACTAA
- a CDS encoding VRR-NUC domain-containing protein, whose product MLEKRIEAAFVKATQLRGGLCLKFTSPSMAGVPDRLVLLPDGHMGFVEMKAQGMHPRPLQVQRLNQLKQLGYQVFVCDQFEQIGGMLDAIQAA is encoded by the coding sequence ATGTTAGAAAAACGAATTGAAGCAGCTTTTGTCAAGGCTACTCAACTACGCGGTGGACTTTGCCTAAAATTCACCTCCCCATCGATGGCTGGAGTACCGGATCGACTGGTCCTACTTCCTGATGGCCACATGGGTTTTGTTGAAATGAAGGCCCAAGGTATGCATCCTCGTCCCTTGCAAGTCCAAAGACTTAATCAACTAAAGCAACTTGGTTATCAAGTTTTTGTTTGTGATCAATTTGAACAGATCGGAGGAATGCTAGATGCAATACAAGCCGCATGA